From one Desulfovibrio sp. JC022 genomic stretch:
- a CDS encoding glycosyltransferase, whose translation MKANSSTPEEAAEKHLRYAKRRNAKTIILFGAGSGTLGKVLAEKKSSEQELIICDLYPEHIRMLNKGGFGEINKNENYTLLTDSSIWALLLLLSQNGYETTDSHLILNPELDGQSKNKHQNLQKLFSGTKQIDPPEHASPCKISAAAILSPDEPELADFITNFPDWIDEIVLVWDCADLTPVPQLGKFHRAEIINVCHHLEADFSAQRNRMLENCSGDWIIYLDADERLSKESWDTTRLMTSFKGCNGWYLPRMTFYPDREHCRIGYGLWPDLQLRLFRNSPSLKFVNKIHEQLTGINGASGILTNCPIQHLTHLLKSRKMIESKLEKFNSSTGGNFSHQLGNEFPHLANKFVIPRNDWKLSPLLLPDINMA comes from the coding sequence TTGAAAGCAAATTCCTCCACGCCTGAAGAAGCAGCTGAAAAACATTTACGTTATGCAAAACGCCGCAATGCCAAAACCATCATTCTTTTCGGCGCCGGAAGTGGAACGCTTGGAAAAGTTCTAGCTGAAAAAAAATCTTCCGAACAAGAACTCATAATCTGTGATCTCTACCCTGAACACATCAGGATGCTGAATAAGGGTGGCTTTGGTGAAATTAATAAGAATGAAAACTACACCCTGCTAACCGACTCTTCCATCTGGGCTTTGCTTCTGCTGCTTAGCCAGAACGGATACGAGACGACTGATTCACACCTGATCCTCAATCCGGAATTGGATGGTCAAAGCAAAAACAAACATCAAAACCTGCAAAAGCTGTTTTCTGGAACTAAGCAGATTGATCCGCCGGAACACGCTTCCCCTTGCAAAATATCTGCGGCCGCGATTCTAAGCCCGGATGAACCGGAACTCGCAGATTTCATAACCAATTTTCCTGACTGGATTGACGAGATCGTGTTGGTCTGGGATTGCGCTGATTTAACGCCCGTCCCGCAACTGGGCAAATTTCACCGGGCTGAAATTATTAATGTGTGTCATCATCTTGAGGCTGACTTTTCAGCACAGCGCAACCGCATGCTGGAAAATTGTTCCGGCGATTGGATCATCTATCTGGATGCGGACGAACGATTGAGCAAGGAAAGCTGGGATACGACAAGGCTCATGACATCCTTTAAAGGATGCAACGGCTGGTATCTGCCCCGGATGACTTTTTATCCGGACCGTGAGCACTGCCGCATCGGCTACGGTCTCTGGCCTGACCTCCAGCTCAGACTTTTCAGAAATAGCCCAAGTCTTAAATTTGTTAACAAAATCCATGAGCAACTTACGGGGATAAATGGAGCTTCAGGAATTCTTACTAATTGTCCTATCCAGCATTTAACCCATTTATTAAAAAGCAGAAAAATGATCGAATCCAAACTTGAAAAATTCAATAGCTCCACCGGAGGCAATTTCAGCCATCAGCTGGGTAACGAATTTCCGCATCTTGCAAACAAATTTGTTATCCCCCGGAATGACTGGAAACTCAGTCCCCTGTTACTCCCGGACATAAATATGGCGTAA
- a CDS encoding zinc-ribbon domain-containing protein, giving the protein MKVTCPECDFSSEIPVDKIPASAQLATCPKCQAKFKFRDLDQDTPSVPGLAPEDISHPQPDEAEYQDPAAYAEQHTQEEQSPDEQNYEQPAPYDEQFGQQQDQINDEPVQEEKSDIWQRLDSMKPEEDLHEEHAYAAESHNEGNEVPFENLETYGFFPGLFLTIKQVILSPATFFKNMPLKGFLMPLFFFILLAEFQEICNFVWAMTGVDTSMGTDVGQIMDESIIADSLQDGTGPALLSLLLYPLMLAGISFPLIGITHIMLMIFGAGDRGYQATFRATAYSYAPIILCIIPIVGDMIGALISVAISIIAYKNIHNTTYMRVVLSMVMPIVLLLVILGFYMQFNQPTI; this is encoded by the coding sequence ATGAAAGTTACTTGTCCCGAGTGCGATTTCAGCAGTGAAATCCCAGTAGATAAAATTCCGGCCAGTGCGCAACTTGCCACCTGCCCTAAATGTCAGGCCAAATTCAAATTCAGAGATCTGGATCAGGATACACCATCGGTCCCCGGATTGGCTCCTGAAGACATCAGCCATCCGCAACCGGATGAAGCAGAATATCAGGATCCCGCAGCCTATGCTGAACAACACACTCAGGAAGAACAATCTCCTGATGAACAGAACTACGAACAACCTGCTCCCTATGACGAACAGTTCGGACAGCAACAGGACCAAATTAACGACGAACCGGTTCAAGAAGAAAAATCCGACATCTGGCAGCGTCTTGATTCCATGAAACCTGAAGAGGACCTTCATGAAGAACACGCTTACGCAGCCGAGTCACACAATGAAGGGAACGAGGTTCCTTTTGAAAATCTTGAAACGTACGGATTTTTCCCCGGCCTTTTCCTGACCATCAAACAGGTCATCCTTTCCCCGGCAACTTTTTTCAAGAATATGCCGCTCAAAGGATTTTTGATGCCTTTGTTCTTCTTTATTCTGCTGGCTGAATTTCAGGAAATCTGCAATTTCGTCTGGGCCATGACCGGAGTCGATACTTCTATGGGGACCGATGTAGGACAAATCATGGACGAGTCCATAATTGCTGATTCCCTGCAAGACGGAACCGGGCCGGCATTGCTATCCCTGCTGCTCTACCCGCTAATGCTGGCAGGAATCAGTTTCCCGCTAATCGGCATAACCCACATTATGCTCATGATATTCGGTGCAGGAGACCGTGGTTATCAGGCCACATTCAGGGCCACTGCCTATTCTTACGCTCCCATCATTCTTTGTATTATCCCCATTGTAGGTGATATGATCGGTGCGCTTATAAGTGTGGCTATTTCCATCATCGCCTACAAAAATATCCATAATACGACCTACATGCGAGTTGTTCTTTCAATGGTAATGCCCATTGTGTTACTATTGGTCATTCTGGGCTTCTACATGCAGTTCAACCAGCCCACAATCTAG
- a CDS encoding OmpA family protein yields MKKYLLILLLALSACTHFEPQLATQSIYYQDAEVSLSQLMVYSRPEKPHYGPLSALFYPFHVTQTMYKGSDWGQRVAKGIWQNWTGLQVFPSMVYDDNLTYRGLDEALFTARSRGYDLLVVGFVPYLYLGHTMDDSAVSVQVKIYETKRGQLVCSFEQSGRIEKKMDDDFIIVKREHRMPDSAFYKIIQAIATDMAVPLTSWARYEKTNKGMVAALMPNMVEMQAPPQNGQPMQQSTAPQQKQTVTARKATPKTPPAQAPEKQAKPRSINLAVQFDVDSSQIKPESYPLLNELGKALISERLKNKRVIIGGHTDSDASPEYNTKLSKERAEAVKKYLTDNFPIAQQRIGTTGFGESNPLVPNTSKYNKLLNRRVQVSIAP; encoded by the coding sequence ATGAAAAAATATTTGCTGATCCTTCTGCTGGCCTTGTCAGCTTGCACCCATTTTGAACCGCAGCTCGCCACCCAATCCATCTACTATCAGGATGCCGAGGTGTCACTGTCGCAGCTAATGGTCTACTCAAGGCCTGAAAAGCCGCACTACGGACCGCTTTCCGCTCTTTTCTATCCCTTTCATGTTACCCAGACCATGTACAAAGGAAGTGATTGGGGACAACGGGTAGCTAAAGGCATCTGGCAAAACTGGACAGGCCTGCAAGTTTTCCCATCCATGGTCTATGACGACAACCTGACCTACCGGGGGCTGGACGAAGCACTTTTCACCGCCCGTTCACGCGGCTACGACCTGCTGGTAGTCGGTTTTGTGCCCTATCTCTATCTGGGACACACCATGGACGATTCCGCTGTCTCTGTTCAAGTTAAGATCTACGAGACCAAACGCGGACAGCTGGTCTGCTCCTTTGAACAAAGCGGACGCATTGAAAAGAAAATGGATGACGACTTCATCATAGTGAAACGCGAACACCGCATGCCGGACTCAGCCTTCTATAAAATCATTCAAGCCATTGCCACAGATATGGCCGTGCCACTCACCTCGTGGGCACGTTACGAAAAAACCAACAAAGGCATGGTCGCCGCACTGATGCCCAATATGGTAGAAATGCAGGCCCCCCCGCAAAACGGACAGCCCATGCAGCAAAGCACAGCACCACAGCAAAAGCAGACCGTAACAGCAAGGAAAGCTACACCGAAAACACCCCCTGCACAGGCTCCCGAAAAACAAGCCAAACCTCGTTCCATCAACCTTGCTGTGCAATTCGACGTGGACTCTTCCCAGATCAAACCGGAATCATATCCGCTGCTGAACGAACTGGGCAAAGCACTGATTAGCGAAAGACTAAAAAATAAAAGAGTCATCATCGGTGGTCATACCGATTCAGATGCCAGCCCGGAATACAACACCAAACTGAGCAAGGAGCGGGCGGAAGCGGTCAAGAAATACCTGACCGACAACTTTCCCATCGCGCAGCAACGCATCGGCACAACAGGTTTCGGCGAGTCCAACCCGCTGGTGCCCAATACGAGCAAGTACAATAAACTACTCAACAGACGGGTACAGGTTTCTATCGCGCCATAA